Proteins encoded together in one Psilocybe cubensis strain MGC-MH-2018 chromosome 8, whole genome shotgun sequence window:
- a CDS encoding putative 2-oxoglutarate dehydrogenase E1 component DHKTD1, mitochondrial yields the protein MKSGLALPRRVLSVRSPKQRLGSAACRAYHDESFGFRKPREYDFPDYTEVQLNNRAKNSPLLRYVDSMRTHSHRAARIDPLDLIHREEVAALFPERYGLNDDDKVYDVNGIIWTKRVGEAGEGEELWNLKQIREHLRKVYVGNIAYEFMHSPSKTERLWFSHLLESQSLPSPEDTPLVQMDITKKKRIHELLARSEVFDNFLQLKFPNLKRYGLEGGESMLPALDSLFSAASLAGVHHVILAMPHRGRLNLLTDILQYSPAALFHKIKGGYEIPEDLGAEGDVLSHLVSSPSLSYPGASHPIKVSLLPNPSHLEAVNSVAMGKTRAKQYSLLKTSPDDCKLGDKVMCVQLHGDASFTGQGVVMESLGLSNLPHFTSGGSVHLVVDIGYTTPASNARSSLYCSDIGKMINAPVLHVNGDHPEDVAKAMDIAFRYRNYFRKDIIVDLLVYRRCITSPLMYEKIAARKSVPQLYEQKLVAEEVLTLEDINAVRTSYKSQLEAELARVPTYVPSASMLEEQWSGIVWPATPEAQHNPVTGVERDVLEKIGKASVAVPEGFQIHPKLHRHVKNRLQSVTTGKGIDFATAEALAFGSLLLEGNDVRISGQDVGRGTFSHRHAMLVNQQNEGVIVPLNDELKADGKLELANSSLSEMAVLGFEYGASWERPNLLPIWEAQFGDFFNGAQIIIDTFISSSETKWLKQSAMVLMLPHGLDGAGPEHSSSRLERMLQLTNDRYDYNSEPNNINMHVTFPTTPAQYFHLLRRQICRNYRKPLVIAGPKGLLRLSAAASTMEDMESGTQFKPVIADPVAHPVKVKKLVMLSGKIYYDLIKERQARGLDDSVAFIRIEELAPFPFEQLEEVLEQYPNVETYSWLQEEPRNQGAFAHVSGRIASVLRKMGKGNEELVYLGRKESALPAPGVGKLYQVQQRQVLESPFVGL from the exons ATGAAGAGCGGTCTGGCATTACCCAGGCGAGTGCTGTCGGTGAGGTCCCCGAAGCAGAGACTGGGATCCGCCGCGTGTCGCGCATATCATGACGAATCGTTCGGGTTTCGCAAACCACGCGAATACGACTTTCCAGACT ATACCGAGGTACAGCTCAACAACCGCGCGAAAAACTCCCCACTTCTTCGTTATGTCGATTCCATGCGTACGCATAGCCATCGCGCCGCCCGCATCGACCCTCTGGATCTCATCCATCGAGAAGAAGTCGCCGCACTCTTTCCGGAGAGATACGGTTTGAATGATGATGACAAAGTATACGACGTCAATGGTATTATATGGACGAAACGCGTCGGGGAGGCAGGCGAAGGTGAAGAGTTGTGGAATCTAAAGCAAATCAGGGAGCACTTGAGGAAGGTTTATGTTGGGAATATTGCATATGAG TTCATGCATTCGCCTTCGAAAACTGAGCGACTGTGGTTCTCGCACCTCCTGGAGTCCCAATCTTTACCCTCCCCAGAAGACACGCCATTAGTTCAAATGGATATCACGAAAAAGAAGCGCATTCATGAACTATTGGCACGAAGTGAGGTCTTCGACAACTTTCTGCAACTAAAGTTCCCCAATTTGAAACGT TATGGGCTTGAAGGGGGAGAGTCCATGCTCCCTGCTCTTGACTCTCTCTTTTCAGCTGCTTCCCTGG CCGGCGTACACCACGTTATTCTTG CTATGCCACATAGAGGTAGACTCAACCTCCTCACCGACATCCTCCAATACTCCCCCGCAGCCTTGTTCCATAAAATCAAGGGTGGGTACGAAATTCCGGAAGACCTGGGTGCGGAAGGAGACGTATTGAGTCATTTGG TTTCGTCGCCCTCATTGTCATACCCTGGTGCATCTCACCCAATCAAGGTCTCTCTTTTGCCTAATCCTTCGCATCTCG AGGCTGTCAACTCCGTCGCTATGGGCAAAACTCGTGCTAAACAGTACTCCCTCCTGAAGACATCGCCGGATGACTGCAAGTTGGGCGACAAAGTGATGTGTGTCCAACTTCATGGAGATGCTAGTTTCACTGGACAAGGTGTCGTCATGGAGAGTCTGGGTCTCA GCAATTTGCCCCACTTCACCAGTGGAGGAAGTGTGCATTTGGTTGTTGA CATCGGATATACTACCCCGGCTTCTAACGCTCGTTCATCCCTGTATTGCTCTGACATTGGAAAAATGATAAACGCTCCCGTTTTGCATGTCAATGGTGATCACCCCGAAG ATGTGGCAAAGGCCATGGATATTGCGTTCAGGTATAGGAACTACTTCAGAAAGGATATCATCGTAGATTTGTTGGTGTATAGACGATG CATCACCAGCCCCTTGATGTACGAAAAGATCGCTGCACGGAAATCTGTACCTCAACTTTACGAACAAAAGCTTGTC GCGGAAGAAGTTTTGACTTTGGAAGATATCAACGCTGTCCGAACTTCGTACAAGTCTCAGCTGGAGGCGGAGCTCGCACGGGTTCCAACTTACGTCCCGTCTGCTTCGATGCTGGAGGAACAATGGTCGGGCATTGTATGGCCAGCGACCCCAGAGGCACAGCATAACCCTGTCACAGGCGTTGAGAGGGATGTCCTTGAGAAGATTGGCAAGGCCAGCGTTGCTGTACCCGAAGGATTC CAAATTCATCCCAAACTGCATCGACATGTTAAGAATCGCTTGCAGAGCGTCACCACTGGGAAGGGAATTGACTTCGCTACCGCTGAG GCCCTGGCATTTGGCTCCCTCTTGCTAGAGGGCAATGATGTTCGAATCTCAGGACAGGACGTGGGTCGAGGCACGTTCAGCCACCGGCATGCAATGCTCGTTAATCAACAGAATGAGGGTGTCATCGTCCCGCTCAATGATGAGTTGAAAGCAGATGGTAAACTGGAGCTTGCGAACA GTTCGCTGAGTGAGATGGCAGTACTTGGT TTCGAATATGGTGCCAGCTGGGAAAGACCAAATCTGCTGCCAATTTGGGAAGCACAA TTCGGAGATTTCTTCAATGGGGCACAAATTATCATTGATACATTCATCTCCTCCTCTGAAA CTAAATGGCTGAAGCAAAGTGCGATGGTTCTCATGCTCCCACATGGACTTGACGGGGCAGGTCCAGAGCATTCTTCCTCAAGATTGGAAAGAATGCTCCAG CTAACCAACGATCGATATGATTACAACTCGGAGCCtaacaacatcaacatgCACGTTACTTTCCCGACTACGCCAGCACAGTACTTCCATCTACTCAGGAGACAAATTTGTCGTAACTATAGGAAACCTCTTGTCATCGCTGGGCCAAAGGGTCTTCTCCGCCTCTCG GCTGCGGCATCAACGATGGAAGATATGGAGTCCGGAACCCAGTTCAAGCCTGTCATCGCTGACCCCGTAGCTCACCCggtgaaagtgaaaaaacTCGTCATGCTCTCCGGGAAAATATATTATGACCTGATAAAGGAACGACAAGCACGGGGCTTGGATGATAGTGTTGCGTTCATACGCATTGAAGAACTTGCCCCATTCCCCTTTGAGCAGCTGGAAGAAGTATTGGAGCAGTATCCAAACGTTGAGACTTACAGCTGGTTGCAGGAAGAGCCTAGAAACCAAGGCGCGTTTGCGCATGTTTCAGGGAGGATAGCCTCAGTGCTTAGGAAGATGGGTAAAGGGAATGAAGAACTAGTGTATTTGGGAAGAAAGGAGAGTGCCTTGCCTGCTCCTGGAGTTGGAAAGTTGTACCAAGTCCAGCAGAGGCAGGTGTTGGAGTCTCCGTTTGTCGGTCTGTAA